In the genome of Chloroflexota bacterium, one region contains:
- a CDS encoding phage major capsid protein — translation MALTLTEAAKLSEDILRAGIIETIIKDSPVLQVLPFIDIVGNSLKYNQENALPSVAFYAVGDTWTESTPTFTQKTATLSIMGGDADVDHYLQQTRSNFNDIQQEVIKLKAKAMRHKFEDTFINGDTTVDANAFDGIDKLCPDSQRVSMGDNGGTLTLAKLDELIDKVLGGKPDLLLMSKRSRRKLKALMMAAGIVEISQDQFGNTVQLYNSVPVTVNDWISDARTVGSSNDCSTIYALQASEDGVCGLHNGGIQAEAIGAVSNKNATRIRLRWYSSIALFSTVKLAKLIGVRD, via the coding sequence ATGGCTTTGACTTTGACCGAAGCCGCTAAACTGTCCGAAGACATCCTTCGGGCGGGCATTATCGAGACCATAATCAAGGACTCACCGGTGCTTCAGGTCTTGCCCTTCATAGACATTGTGGGCAACTCCCTGAAGTACAACCAGGAGAACGCCCTGCCGTCGGTGGCCTTCTATGCCGTGGGAGACACCTGGACGGAATCCACGCCCACCTTCACTCAGAAGACGGCCACCTTGAGCATCATGGGGGGCGACGCCGACGTTGACCACTACCTTCAGCAGACGCGTTCGAACTTCAACGACATTCAGCAGGAAGTGATAAAGCTGAAGGCCAAGGCGATGCGCCACAAGTTTGAGGACACCTTCATCAACGGGGACACCACCGTGGATGCCAATGCCTTCGATGGCATTGACAAGCTGTGCCCGGACTCTCAGAGGGTCTCTATGGGCGATAACGGGGGCACGCTTACCCTGGCCAAGCTGGACGAGCTGATCGACAAGGTGCTGGGCGGTAAGCCCGACCTGCTGCTGATGAGCAAACGCAGCCGGCGCAAGCTGAAGGCCCTGATGATGGCTGCCGGGATCGTGGAGATCTCGCAGGATCAGTTCGGCAACACCGTCCAGCTCTACAACAGCGTGCCGGTGACAGTGAACGACTGGATCTCCGATGCCCGCACCGTGGGTAGCTCCAACGATTGCAGTACCATCTACGCCCTCCAGGCAAGCGAGGATGGCGTCTGCGGCCTTCACAACGGGGGCATTCAGGCCGAGGCCATCGGCGCGGTGTCCAATAAGAACGCCACCCGCATCAGGCTGAGATGGTACTCTTCCATCGCTCTGTTCAGCACGGTGAAGCTGGCCAAGCTCATCGGGGTGAGGGACTAG